In the Anastrepha obliqua isolate idAnaObli1 chromosome 1, idAnaObli1_1.0, whole genome shotgun sequence genome, one interval contains:
- the LOC129239896 gene encoding facilitated trehalose transporter Tret1-like has protein sequence MATTGLLISSQQQQACSTRREPDKTVRIFMIAVAANLSAFASGTGLGWTSPVGPKLKALDSTDSPLDHPITTVDDAWISATLLLGALAAPFIAGPLADKIGRKWALLSSSIFFIIGYILLMLASEVWMLLVGRLVTGCGCGFVMTVQPIYNGEIAIDAIRGAIGTMFKLFAVSGILYVYVIGPYVSYVTLQWCCLAVPIVSGIIFYFMPESPYYYAAKGQKADALNSLQFLRGQSPDILQHEMAIIQSGVEEFRANKGSVMDILKSKGNRKALIISAGLIIFQQLCGVNAVLFNSQSIFESANISVDSAIASIIVGSAQVGAAALTPFFVDRFGRKVMLLISAFGMCVGLTGLGVFFYVQQVMGDASYLAWLPVPALMLFNIVYSIGFGPLPWAVLGEMFPANVKSIASLLVISTFIVFSFMVTYCYPPLNALGSYYAFWLFAIFCVAAFFFTLFVVMETKGLSLQEIQHKLNGRKSN, from the exons atggcTACCACTGGACTATTAATTAgttcgcaacaacaacaagcatgcAGTACTAGAAGGGAGCCGGACAAAACTGTACGAATATTCATGATTGCTGTTGCGG CTAATTTATCAGCCTTTGCGTCGGGCACTGGCCTCGGTTGGACGTCACCAGTGGGACCCAAATTAAAAGCCTTGGACTCTACAGATTCGCCACTCGATCATCCCATCACCACAGTGGACGATGCATGGATTTCAGCCACTTTGTTATTGGGTGCTTTAGCAG CGCCCTTCATTGCTGGTCCCCTTGCCGATAAAATTGGTCGCAAATGGGCACTACTTTCTAGTTCGATCTTCTTCATTATCGGCTATATTCTTTTGATGCTCGCTAGCGAAGTGTGGATGTTGCTGGTCGGTCGTCTCGTAACGGGCTGTGGCTGTGGTTTTGTCATGACTGTGCAACCTATTTATAATGGTGAGATTGCAATAGATGCGATACGTGGCGCCATCGGAACGATGTTCAAACTTTTCGCGGTTT CTGGCATTCTATATGTTTACGTCATCGGTCCATATGTCTCCTATGTAACTTTGCAGTGGTGCTGTTTGGCTGTACCGATTGTTTCCGGTATCATCTTCTACTTCATGCCTGAAAGTCCTTACTACTATGCCGCCAAAGGCCAGAAAGCGGATGCTTTAAATTCCCTGCAATTCTTGCGTGGTCAAAGCCCCGATATTTTACAACATGAAATGGCTATTATACAGAGTGGAGTGGAGGAGTTCAGAGCCAATAAGGGTTCCGTTATGGATATTCTTAAGAGTAAGGGCAATCGCAAAGCTCTGATCATCTCTGCCGGTCTGATCATATTCCAACAATTATGCGGTGTCAACGCCGTACTCTTCAACAGTCAATCCATCTTCGAAAGTGCTAACATCAGTGTGGATTCAGCCATTGCCAGCATCATTGTAGGTAGCGCTCAAGTTGGTGCAGCTGCTTTGACACCTTTTTTTGTCGATCGTTTTGGTCGCAAAGTAATGTTGCTAATTTCGGCATTTGGTATGTGTGTCGGCTTGACAGGATTGGGCGTCTTCTTCTATGTACAACAAGTTATGGGTGATGCAAGTTATTTAGCCTGGTTGCCGGTACCTGCATTGATGCTCTTCAATATTGTCTACAGCATCGGATTCGGTCCACTACCATGGGCGGTGTTGGGTGAAATGTTCCCAGCGAATGTTAAATCTATCGCCTCCTTGCTTGTGATATCCACGTTCATTGTCTTTTCTTTCATGGTAACATATTGCTACCCCCCGCTGAACGCTTTGGGTTCATACTACGCTTTTTGGTTGTTTGCTATTTTCTGCGTTGCAGCCTTCTTCTTCACTCTCTTCGTGGTGATGGAAACCAAGGGCCTGAGTCTTCAGGAAATTCAACACAAACTAAATGGAAGGAAATCAAACTAA
- the LOC129239912 gene encoding facilitated trehalose transporter Tret1-like, whose translation MPLITSQQQQTHSTKMESVKTVRIFMVAVVANLSAFAAGTGLGWTSPVGLKLKALDSTDSPLDHPITTEDDAWISSILLLGALAAPFIAGPLADKIGRKWVLLSSSIFFILGYVILMLASEVWMLLVGRLVTGCGCGFVMTVLPMYNGEIAIDAVRGAIGSFLNLFVVSGNLYAYVIGPYVSYITLQWCCLAVPIVFGIIFYFMPESPYYYAAKGQKADVLNSLQFLRGQSPDILQHEMAIIQSGVEEFRANKGSVIDILKSKGNRKALIIPTGLIMFQQLCGISAVLFNSQSIFESANINVDSAIASIIVGSAQVGSSALTPFFVDRFGRKVILLVSAFGMFVCLTGLGVFFYVQQVVGDASNLTWLPVPALVLFNLVYSIGFGAMPWTVLGEMFPANLKSIASPIVASACAVVAFVVTRWYPALNALGSYYAFGLFAIFCVAAFFFTIFVVIETKGLSLQEIQDRLNGEKPK comes from the exons ATGCCATTAATTActtcgcaacaacaacaaacacacagTACTAAAATGGAGTCAGTGAAAACCGTACGAATTTTCATGGTTGCTGTTGTGg CTAATTTATCAGCCTTTGCGGCGGGCACTGGCCTCGGTTGGACGTCACCAGTGGGACTCAAATTAAAAGCCTTGGACTCTACAGATTCGCCACTCGATCATCCCATAACCACCGAGGACGATGCTTGGATTTCATCCATTTTGTTATTGGGTGCTTTAGCAG CACCCTTCATTGCTGGTCCACTTGCCGATAAAATTGGTCGCAAATGGGTACTTCTTTCTAGTTCCATCTTCTTCATTCTCGGCTATGTTATTTTGATGCTCGCTAGCGAGGTTTGGATGTTGCTGGTCGGTCGTCTCGTAACGGGCTGTGGCTGTGGTTTTGTCATGACTGTGCTACCTATGTATAATGGTGAGATTGCAATAGATGCGGTACGTGGCGCCATCGGCTCCTTCTTGAATCTTTTCGTGGTTT CTGGCAATCTATATGCGTACGTCATCGGTCCATATGTCTCGTATATAACTTTGCAGTGGTGCTGTTTGGCTGTACCGATTGTTTTCGGTATCATCTTCTATTTCATGCCTGAGAGTCCTTACTACTATGCTGCCAAAGGCCAGAAAGCGGATGTTTTAAATTCCCTGCAATTCTTGCGTGGTCAAAGCCCCGATATTTTACAACATGAAATGGCTATTATACAGAGTGGAGTGGAGGAGTTCAGAGCCAATAAGGGTTCCGTTATAGATATTCTTAAGAGTAAGGGCAATCGCAAAGCTCTGATCATCCCCACCGGTCTAATCATGTTCCAGCAATTATGCGGTATCAGCGCCGTACTCTTCAACAGTCAATCCATCTTCGAAAGTGCTAACATCAATGTGGATTCAGCCATTGCCAGCATCATTGTAGGTAGCGCTCAAGTTGGTTCATCCGCTTTGACACCTTTTTTTGTTGATCGTTTTGGACGGAAAGTAATTTTGCTAGTTTCGGCATTTGGAATGTTTGTCTGCTTGACAGGATTGGGCGTCTTTTTCTATGTACAACAAGTTGTTGGTGATGCAAGTAATTTAACCTGGTTGCCGGTACCTGCATTGGTGCTCTTCAATTTAGTCTACAGCATCGGATTCGGTGCAATGCCATGGACGGTGTTGGGTGAAATGTTTCCAGCGAATTTGAAGTCGATCGCCTCCCCGATTGTGGCATCCGCGTGCGCTGTTGTTGCTTTCGTGGTAACACGGTGGTATCCAGCGCTAAACGCTTTGGGTTCATACTACGCATTTGGGTTGTTTGCCATTTTCTGCGTTGCAGCCTTCTTCTTCACCATCTTTGTGGTGATAGAGACCAAGGGACTGAGTCTGCAGGAAATTCAAGACAGACTAAATGGAGAGAAACCAAAATAA